Proteins encoded within one genomic window of Chrysemys picta bellii isolate R12L10 chromosome 6, ASM1138683v2, whole genome shotgun sequence:
- the LOC135972379 gene encoding uncharacterized protein LOC135972379, which yields MMESQDRKRAPAWTEQEVRDLLAIWGDESVLAELRSSKRNGKVLEKVSKAMKDRGHNRDAQQCRVKIKELRQAYHKAREANRRSGTEPQTCRFYAELHAILGGAATTTPTVCYDSLTGETHREEGSGNEEDEDGGSSQQQGSGETGFPNSQDMFVTLDLEPVTPELTQDPEGTQGTSAAANVSPSQRLVNIRQRKGRTRDDMFTELQMSSHAERAQQNAWRQSMSDIRKAQYEREERWRAESQDEQSKLWAEDDRWRQLADRKQESMLWLLEHQTDMLQRMVELQERQQEQRPPLQPLFNQQPSFPSSIASSPRRPRTRWGGLRPPGHSTPDDCQNIRRLAFNKS from the exons atgatggagtcccaggatcgcaaaagagctccagcatggactgaacaggaggtacgggatctgctcgccatatggggagatgaatcagtgctagctgaactccgtagcagtaaaagaaatggcaaagtattagaaaaggtctccaaggccatgaaggacagaggccataacagggacgcacagcagtgccgcgtgaaaattaaggagctacggcaagcctatcacaaagccagagaagcaaacagaaggtccgggacagagccgcaaacttgccgcttctatgcggagctgcatgccattctagggggtgcagccacgactaccccaaccgtgtgctatgactccctcactggagaaacacacagggaagagggttcggggaacgaggaagatgaggatggaggtagctcacagcagcaaggaagcggagaaaccggtttccccaacagccaggatatgtttgtcaccctggacctggaaccagtaacccccgaactcacccaagaccctgagggcacacaggggacctctg cagctgcaaatgtttctccttcacagaggctagtgaacattagacaGAGAAAAGGGAGGacacgggacgatatgttcacggagctccagatgtcctcccacgctgaaagagcacagcagaatgcgtggaggcagtcaatgtcagacatcagaaaagcacaatatgaacgagaggagaggtggcgggctgaatcgcaggatgaacagagcaagttgtgggctgaagatgataggtggcgtcagcttgcagacagaaagcaagagtcgatgctctggctgctggagcatcaaactgatatgctccagcgtatggttgagctgcaggaaaggcagcaggagcagagaccgccgctacagcccctgtttaaccaacagccctccttcccaagttccatagcctcctcacccagacgcccaagaacgcggtgggggggcctccggccacccggtcactccaccccagatgattgccagaacatcagaaggctggccttcaataagagttaa